In Fibrobacter sp. UWP2, the following are encoded in one genomic region:
- a CDS encoding cytosine permease: protein MEKRTGLFSNGIIWFGVAISVSEIEAGIEIGAASAPGSLWLPLVLGHLLGGILLFFVGLIGARVRLNAMETTSSTFGKYGSNFFAALNVFQLLAWVAVLNAQGASALAGLNLPISFPFTCVILAVLIAIWVFVGLKRSANVTTVVMAALAILLAVLTVKLFSVGASGALTAGAATSAALLGFWNIFEISIAMPISWLPVISDYTKDVEKPVKATAVSAAAYTFASLWMYIIGVEISGLGAGNNIAQAILLAGLGIPGIVIVVLSTVTTNFLAANSAGESSKAIYGKINPKIAGVIVSLLSAALAISGIMEHYISFLYLIASVFAPMAAVLLVSFYFGKGDADTRGGSLGFWLWNLFSWLAGFIVYQVAERLDSVPLGPTLLAVIVSAAFAYARVLFRGIHSRQ, encoded by the coding sequence ATGGAAAAACGCACAGGTCTGTTTTCGAATGGAATTATCTGGTTCGGTGTCGCCATATCGGTTTCCGAAATCGAGGCGGGTATCGAAATCGGTGCCGCCTCTGCGCCGGGTTCTCTTTGGCTCCCGCTGGTGCTCGGCCACCTGTTGGGCGGAATCCTGCTCTTTTTCGTGGGCCTTATTGGAGCCCGCGTCCGCTTAAATGCAATGGAGACGACGTCTTCTACGTTCGGTAAGTATGGCTCCAATTTTTTTGCTGCGCTGAATGTTTTCCAACTGCTCGCTTGGGTGGCGGTGCTGAATGCGCAGGGCGCGTCTGCCTTGGCGGGGCTCAACTTGCCTATTTCTTTCCCGTTCACGTGTGTTATTCTTGCTGTGCTTATTGCCATCTGGGTTTTTGTGGGCCTCAAACGTTCTGCGAACGTGACTACGGTCGTGATGGCGGCACTCGCTATTTTGCTCGCCGTGTTGACGGTTAAGTTGTTCAGTGTCGGTGCGTCTGGCGCACTTACTGCAGGGGCTGCAACTTCTGCCGCACTGCTCGGCTTCTGGAACATTTTCGAGATTTCCATTGCCATGCCCATCTCCTGGCTGCCGGTGATTTCGGACTACACGAAGGATGTGGAAAAGCCTGTGAAGGCGACTGCGGTTTCCGCGGCGGCCTACACGTTCGCAAGTCTTTGGATGTACATCATCGGCGTCGAGATTTCTGGGCTCGGTGCGGGTAACAACATTGCGCAGGCTATTCTCCTCGCGGGTCTCGGCATCCCGGGCATCGTCATTGTGGTGCTTTCTACCGTCACGACAAACTTCCTTGCGGCAAATTCCGCAGGCGAATCCTCGAAGGCGATTTATGGCAAGATCAACCCGAAAATTGCGGGCGTTATTGTGAGCCTTCTGAGTGCGGCCCTCGCCATTTCGGGAATCATGGAACATTACATCAGCTTCCTGTACTTGATTGCCTCGGTATTTGCTCCCATGGCGGCTGTGTTGCTCGTTTCGTTCTACTTCGGGAAGGGTGATGCGGATACACGCGGCGGATCTCTCGGATTCTGGCTCTGGAACCTTTTCTCTTGGCTTGCAGGCTTTATTGTGTATCAGGTGGCCGAACGCCTCGATTCCGTGCCGCTCGGCCCAACGCTCCTTGCCGTTATCGTATCCGCGGCCTTCGCCTATGCCCGCGTGCTATTCCGCGGCATCCATAGCAGGCAATAA
- a CDS encoding pyridoxamine kinase, which yields MPQKKIALINDITGFGRCSVAVMAPVISAMKIQAVAIPTAILSTHTQFPKYFFDDYTSKMRDYIQTYKDLDMSFDAIATGFLGSEEQVDIVIDFIKTFKKKGVFTLVDPVMGDYGRLYQTYTPDLCEKMKALVHYADILTPNLTELCTLTDSDYRDGNLTTVEIENMCRTLAEQGPEHIVVTGIRYSGTQIMNYVYSKGEEAKIVMVDRIGGDRSGTGDVISAVIAGMYLNGHGFYDSVKKAAEFASKCIRYCEENKVPMHWGLSVEMYLRDLIED from the coding sequence ATGCCCCAGAAAAAAATTGCCCTCATCAACGATATCACCGGATTTGGCCGCTGCTCGGTTGCCGTTATGGCGCCTGTCATCTCGGCCATGAAAATCCAGGCGGTGGCCATCCCCACGGCAATCCTTTCGACGCATACGCAGTTCCCCAAGTATTTCTTCGACGATTACACCTCCAAGATGCGCGACTACATCCAGACCTACAAGGATCTGGACATGAGTTTCGACGCTATTGCGACCGGGTTTCTCGGTTCCGAAGAGCAGGTGGACATCGTCATCGACTTCATCAAGACTTTCAAGAAGAAGGGCGTGTTCACGCTGGTCGACCCGGTGATGGGCGACTACGGCAGGCTTTACCAGACGTATACGCCGGACCTGTGCGAAAAGATGAAGGCGCTCGTGCACTACGCGGATATCCTGACGCCGAACCTCACCGAACTCTGCACGCTCACGGATTCGGACTACCGCGACGGGAATCTCACGACTGTCGAAATCGAGAACATGTGCAGGACGCTTGCCGAGCAGGGCCCGGAACACATCGTGGTCACGGGAATCCGTTACAGCGGTACGCAGATCATGAACTACGTGTACAGCAAGGGCGAAGAGGCTAAAATCGTGATGGTGGACCGTATCGGCGGCGACCGCAGCGGAACGGGCGACGTCATCAGCGCGGTGATTGCCGGCATGTACCTGAACGGGCACGGTTTTTACGACTCCGTGAAGAAGGCAGCGGAATTCGCGTCCAAGTGCATCCGCTACTGCGAAGAGAATAAGGTTCCCATGCACTGGGGCCTGAGCGTCGAGATGTACCTTCGCGACCTCATCGAAGACTAA
- a CDS encoding TatD family nuclease-associated radical SAM protein: MIVYTVTGTVGQAGYLDIANSGDIAGKNIYVNMTNRCPCNCVFCLRQTKKMMEGNTLWLKEGEPSVEKVMEIFDAYDLSVINELIFCGYGEPLERLYDVCKVIDLLKAKYPNLKVRLNTNGLANLIHGKDVTPELEGRFDTVSISLNAADAEEFLALTRSKFGIKSYDALKEFAVLAKGHVKNVVMTVVEKVMPEEKIEICRKLCNDLGVTLRVRPFES, translated from the coding sequence ATGATAGTTTATACCGTTACAGGGACCGTCGGTCAGGCTGGATATTTGGATATCGCGAACAGCGGCGACATTGCGGGCAAGAACATTTACGTGAACATGACGAACCGCTGCCCGTGCAACTGCGTGTTTTGCCTGCGCCAGACCAAGAAGATGATGGAAGGCAACACGCTCTGGCTCAAGGAAGGCGAACCGAGCGTCGAGAAGGTCATGGAAATCTTTGACGCTTACGACCTCTCCGTCATCAACGAACTGATTTTCTGCGGATACGGTGAGCCGCTCGAGCGTCTTTACGACGTGTGCAAGGTCATAGACCTGCTCAAGGCGAAGTATCCGAACTTGAAGGTGCGCCTCAACACGAACGGCCTTGCGAACCTGATTCACGGCAAGGACGTTACCCCTGAACTCGAGGGGCGCTTCGACACCGTTTCCATTTCGCTGAATGCCGCGGATGCCGAGGAATTCCTGGCACTAACCCGTTCCAAGTTCGGCATCAAGTCTTACGATGCCCTCAAGGAATTCGCCGTGCTCGCGAAGGGTCACGTGAAGAACGTGGTGATGACGGTTGTCGAGAAGGTGATGCCCGAAGAAAAAATCGAGATTTGCCGCAAGTTGTGCAACGATTTGGGTGTCACGTTGCGAGTCCGCCCGTTTGAATCGTAA
- a CDS encoding GTP-binding protein, with amino-acid sequence MPQSIRNIAILAHVDAGKTTLSERILFTAGEVRRPGKVEEGLATMDYMPEEKERGITIESGVAHFEWKNTWFNFIDTPGHVDFGAEVDMALSAVEGAVLVVSAASGVETQTVAAFKKLRAAGVRTILFVNKLDNADYSLDETLINIEEVLGVRPVLMTLPEYRDGKMTAVLDVLSQSRLEHSDTGEEVVDENWNVDDGWDNSRELKKHYSEAVEFASNFDDEILSLAMEKKPVSPKLLLRGLKALAASDDYALCYAGSAMEGFGVRSLVTALSFFLPEVPSFNSDELGQVIRLRHFKGVGEISLFRSHTDMLRKEWPVGFEFSRLKANLLVPVEEIRVGDIYAMRTPFETELGQILYIDPSIASQRLSTQCDAFSNVILSEGHSTESKGLSIRDHYQPLLQTRIECVCTEDFHHVEKSLSTLSRMDPSFRVQKDDGGFWYLHTVGEVQLEVLLARLKREFGCEVHAGKPEVRWQERLCHEVGPVENTFQIGPHKISIKLSATPLETAAHDIRLSAEFMETAPREILAGVRSALLETTEVGVLGKGALVGVRFEVHEFSWTEGALPPMIKKACADAVTKLIKPADVELHEPVMELSLECPVDFAGNITGDIQSRNGKVKEIGGDGRTHFLKAEIPLRKIFGYATNVRSISKGTALYSMKLLGYRPANI; translated from the coding sequence ATGCCACAGTCCATTCGCAACATCGCTATCTTGGCGCACGTTGATGCAGGTAAAACGACGCTCTCGGAGCGCATTTTGTTTACTGCGGGCGAGGTGCGCCGCCCGGGCAAGGTCGAGGAAGGCCTTGCGACGATGGACTACATGCCCGAAGAAAAGGAACGCGGCATTACCATCGAGAGCGGTGTGGCGCATTTTGAATGGAAGAACACCTGGTTTAACTTTATCGATACCCCGGGCCATGTGGATTTTGGCGCCGAGGTCGACATGGCGCTCTCGGCCGTGGAAGGCGCAGTGCTGGTGGTGAGTGCCGCCAGCGGCGTCGAGACGCAGACGGTGGCCGCCTTTAAAAAACTGCGCGCCGCCGGCGTGCGCACTATTTTGTTTGTGAACAAGCTCGACAATGCCGACTACTCGCTCGACGAGACGCTTATTAACATCGAGGAGGTGTTGGGCGTGCGCCCGGTGCTTATGACCCTGCCCGAATACCGTGACGGCAAAATGACCGCGGTGCTCGACGTTTTGAGCCAAAGCCGCCTGGAACATTCTGACACGGGTGAAGAGGTGGTGGACGAAAACTGGAACGTGGACGACGGCTGGGACAATTCCCGCGAACTCAAGAAGCACTACAGCGAAGCCGTGGAGTTTGCGAGCAACTTTGACGACGAAATCCTCTCGCTTGCGATGGAAAAAAAGCCGGTTTCGCCCAAGCTGCTTTTGCGCGGTCTCAAGGCGCTTGCCGCAAGCGACGATTACGCCCTGTGCTATGCGGGCTCTGCCATGGAAGGCTTTGGCGTGCGCAGCCTGGTGACGGCGCTCAGTTTCTTTTTGCCCGAGGTGCCGTCCTTCAACAGCGACGAGCTTGGCCAGGTGATTCGCCTGCGTCACTTTAAGGGCGTGGGCGAGATTTCCCTTTTCCGCAGCCACACCGACATGCTGCGCAAGGAATGGCCCGTCGGCTTCGAATTCTCCCGACTCAAGGCGAACTTGCTTGTTCCCGTAGAAGAAATTCGCGTGGGCGACATTTACGCGATGCGCACCCCGTTTGAGACGGAACTCGGCCAGATTCTATATATAGACCCTTCAATTGCTAGCCAGAGGCTCTCCACTCAGTGTGACGCATTTTCCAATGTCATCTTGAGCGAAGGGCATAGCACGGAGTCGAAGGGTCTCTCTATTCGTGACCATTACCAGCCCCTGTTGCAGACGCGCATCGAGTGCGTGTGTACCGAGGACTTCCACCATGTGGAAAAGAGCCTCTCCACCCTCAGCCGCATGGACCCGAGTTTTAGGGTGCAAAAGGACGATGGCGGTTTTTGGTACCTGCACACGGTGGGCGAGGTGCAGCTAGAAGTGTTGCTTGCGCGCCTCAAGAGGGAATTCGGCTGCGAAGTGCATGCTGGCAAGCCCGAGGTCCGCTGGCAAGAGCGCCTGTGTCACGAGGTGGGTCCTGTGGAAAACACCTTCCAGATTGGCCCGCACAAGATTTCCATCAAACTCTCGGCGACTCCCTTGGAGACTGCCGCGCACGACATCCGCCTTTCTGCCGAGTTCATGGAGACGGCGCCACGCGAGATCCTGGCCGGCGTGCGCTCGGCGCTTTTGGAGACGACCGAAGTCGGCGTGCTGGGCAAGGGCGCGCTTGTCGGCGTCCGTTTTGAAGTCCATGAATTTTCGTGGACCGAAGGCGCTCTGCCGCCGATGATCAAGAAGGCGTGCGCCGATGCCGTGACCAAGCTCATCAAGCCTGCTGACGTTGAACTCCACGAACCGGTAATGGAACTTTCTCTTGAATGCCCCGTGGACTTTGCAGGCAACATCACCGGCGACATCCAGAGTCGCAATGGCAAGGTGAAGGAAATCGGCGGCGACGGCCGCACGCATTTTCTCAAGGCGGAAATCCCTCTTCGAAAAATCTTCGGTTACGCCACGAATGTCCGCAGCATCAGCAAGGGTACTGCGCTCTACAGCATGAAGTTGCTCGGGTATCGTCCGGCAAATATTTAA
- a CDS encoding DUF58 domain-containing protein gives MLDKEVLKTVSRIELSVRGTLDTVMTGAYHSSFKGNGMEFSEVREYMPGDDVRTIDWNVTARTGSPYVKKFIEEREMTMLLMVDASSSSEFGSGKQMKGEVMATLTALLAFAAIKNNDKVGLLIYTDQVELFIPPEKGRKHVLRLIREILYFKPQHHGTNTQVALEYAGKILNRRAVVVVMSDFLDEGFENAFKILRKRHDVLAVSVVDPREMELPPAGLVELEDPETGETLLIDTGDAAFREAFAREAKRQGKTTKELFQRMSIDFVRIETHDDFKETVAPLIEHFRRRAKAARL, from the coding sequence ATGCTCGATAAAGAAGTTTTAAAAACCGTAAGCCGCATTGAGCTCTCTGTCCGCGGGACGCTCGACACGGTGATGACCGGTGCCTACCACAGCTCGTTCAAAGGAAACGGCATGGAGTTCAGCGAAGTGCGCGAATACATGCCGGGCGACGACGTGCGTACCATCGACTGGAACGTGACCGCGAGAACGGGCTCGCCTTACGTAAAGAAGTTTATCGAAGAACGCGAAATGACCATGCTTTTGATGGTCGACGCGTCCAGCAGTTCGGAGTTCGGTTCCGGCAAGCAGATGAAGGGCGAGGTCATGGCGACGCTCACGGCACTCCTCGCATTCGCCGCCATCAAGAACAACGACAAGGTGGGGCTTTTAATTTATACGGACCAGGTCGAACTGTTTATCCCGCCGGAGAAAGGCCGCAAGCACGTGCTGCGGCTCATCCGCGAAATCCTCTACTTCAAGCCGCAGCACCACGGCACGAACACGCAGGTGGCGCTGGAGTATGCCGGCAAGATTCTGAACCGCCGTGCCGTGGTCGTGGTGATGAGCGACTTTTTGGACGAAGGTTTCGAGAACGCTTTCAAGATTCTGCGCAAGCGCCACGATGTGCTTGCGGTCTCCGTGGTGGACCCGCGAGAAATGGAACTCCCGCCCGCAGGCCTCGTGGAACTCGAGGATCCCGAGACCGGCGAGACGCTTTTAATCGACACAGGCGATGCGGCCTTCCGCGAAGCGTTCGCCCGCGAAGCCAAGCGCCAGGGCAAAACGACCAAGGAACTGTTCCAGCGCATGTCTATTGACTTTGTGCGCATCGAGACTCACGACGACTTCAAGGAAACGGTGGCCCCGCTCATCGAGCACTTTAGGCGTAGAGCAAAAGCCGCCCGACTCTAA
- a CDS encoding Hsp20/alpha crystallin family protein: MMNTQILPSAFCNLQNFFDSLSASNAQGECSFTPKADYYETENGFALEVELPGVKKEDLDVQLEKNILTVKASRTRKDGKFSYERSFRLAEDIDVDSIKVNLENGILKFDMSKKAQAAARKLTIA; this comes from the coding sequence ATGATGAACACACAAATTCTTCCTTCTGCTTTCTGCAATCTCCAGAACTTCTTTGACTCCCTTAGCGCCTCCAATGCCCAGGGCGAATGCAGTTTCACCCCCAAGGCCGACTACTACGAAACCGAGAACGGTTTTGCCCTGGAAGTTGAGTTGCCGGGCGTCAAGAAAGAGGACTTGGACGTACAGCTCGAAAAGAACATCTTGACCGTCAAGGCATCACGCACCCGCAAGGACGGAAAGTTCTCTTACGAGCGCAGTTTCCGCCTGGCCGAAGACATTGACGTCGACAGTATCAAGGTCAACTTGGAAAACGGCATCTTGAAATTCGACATGTCCAAAAAGGCACAGGCCGCTGCACGCAAGTTGACGATTGCCTAA
- a CDS encoding carboxypeptidase regulatory-like domain-containing protein yields MKDLRLSSFLGVLCATFATSTFAYDVSGTVSDESGNPVSGANVSLIKEAKSTTTDASGKFLIHEDEQQQALRQTFNYNNAATAHVKVFDLMGNQVVNKYFPNATNLNMSKELKGQGTYFAQVTIGSATQTVKFNTNDKSINLASTGAVQGLLAKAAAAGEALQIIADGFDTLSIPLGTLDTTVNVKLTKTAPAEEQFKFGYALKNEPRPSKGCGKTSTLQKTRSVENGDRFEMRVGSENREYFITLPKNYDNNKPHKVLFAMHCMGSNAEDFVHHSPDQDHPSPYYGQQKLDTEGNYIFVAPRGDTDGMPWSMNSDKDHKFIDQLITTINENYCVDTSRIFMTGFSFGAMVTNSMAQDMQHRLRAVAVYATADFNIYLPQNKGKPIAWMAVHGKNDGTCPYDRAKNSALKRILKNNGKADANGNFTDASAETPKEVGGSGHLCYDFTTVDERFPVKWCSWNGQHQWTAYDNGNWQNTWVPQEVHKFFEQF; encoded by the coding sequence ATGAAAGATTTGCGTCTTTCTAGTTTCTTGGGTGTCCTATGCGCAACATTTGCAACATCCACTTTTGCCTACGACGTTAGCGGGACCGTTTCCGACGAATCAGGGAACCCCGTGAGCGGCGCCAACGTTTCCCTCATCAAGGAAGCGAAATCCACCACCACCGATGCCAGCGGCAAGTTCCTCATCCACGAAGATGAGCAGCAACAGGCCCTGCGTCAAACCTTCAACTACAACAACGCCGCCACGGCGCACGTCAAAGTTTTCGACCTGATGGGTAACCAGGTCGTCAACAAGTACTTCCCCAACGCAACCAACCTGAACATGAGCAAGGAACTCAAAGGGCAGGGCACATACTTTGCGCAGGTGACCATCGGCAGCGCAACGCAAACGGTCAAGTTCAACACGAACGACAAGTCCATCAACTTGGCAAGCACCGGCGCCGTCCAGGGACTCCTGGCCAAGGCCGCCGCCGCGGGCGAAGCCCTCCAGATCATCGCCGACGGTTTCGACACCTTGAGCATCCCGCTCGGCACACTCGACACGACCGTCAACGTGAAACTCACGAAGACCGCACCGGCCGAAGAGCAGTTCAAATTCGGTTACGCTTTGAAGAACGAACCGCGTCCGAGCAAGGGTTGCGGCAAGACGTCAACGTTGCAAAAGACCAGGAGTGTCGAAAACGGCGACCGCTTTGAAATGAGGGTCGGCAGCGAAAACCGCGAATACTTCATCACCTTGCCGAAGAACTACGACAACAACAAGCCGCACAAGGTGCTGTTCGCCATGCACTGCATGGGCTCTAACGCCGAAGACTTCGTCCACCACTCTCCGGACCAGGACCATCCGTCTCCGTACTACGGCCAGCAGAAGTTGGACACCGAAGGCAACTACATCTTCGTCGCTCCGCGTGGCGATACCGACGGCATGCCGTGGAGCATGAACAGCGACAAGGACCACAAGTTCATTGACCAGTTGATTACGACCATCAACGAGAACTACTGCGTCGATACCTCCCGTATATTCATGACAGGCTTCAGCTTCGGCGCCATGGTCACGAACTCCATGGCCCAGGACATGCAGCACCGCCTCCGCGCTGTCGCTGTCTATGCAACAGCCGACTTCAATATCTACCTGCCGCAGAACAAGGGCAAGCCCATCGCCTGGATGGCTGTACACGGCAAGAATGACGGCACCTGCCCCTATGACAGAGCCAAGAACAGTGCCCTCAAGCGCATCTTGAAAAACAACGGCAAGGCAGATGCAAATGGCAACTTCACCGATGCCAGCGCTGAAACGCCTAAGGAAGTCGGCGGCAGCGGACACCTCTGCTATGATTTCACAACCGTCGACGAACGCTTCCCGGTTAAGTGGTGCAGCTGGAACGGTCAGCACCAGTGGACTGCCTACGACAACGGCAACTGGCAGAACACCTGGGTCCCGCAGGAAGTCCACAAGTTCTTCGAACAGTTCTAG
- a CDS encoding TolC family protein: MNTSKAIIFGLLAWTPLVFADGAWTLDACLAQAKQKSLQLESAKLREQQADIQIRQAKSSRYPSVNASIQNTLYDHPFIDTEDHYRLNLGVSGSYTLWDGGSTSLSVEANQLSKQAAQLETKQTERSIQESVLNAYMSLLAAGENLRTANASVELAQAEFEHYGKLFEAGSITKKDLTQSQSNVLQKQVAQLTAQLNVNTSKTTLRQLLELPETEDFAIEAPETNITSPDSLESIPALAELQKSVREAHPGLKSDSVSVRAAKKSTEVAGAGNSISVTLGANSSTGLQAWESKAYKNQLKYGWQNSVSLAINIPIIDGGATENKVLLAQVNESATQVSMQETAKSLENSIEKLYLNAVSADMQWKAAILQVEAEQEALLVAEEQRNAGALTYTDYLGQKNNLETAQVNLVNAKYTSLLARKVLDLYQGKLD; this comes from the coding sequence ATGAATACAAGCAAGGCTATCATTTTTGGACTCCTGGCGTGGACACCTTTGGTGTTCGCCGACGGCGCATGGACCCTGGACGCATGCCTTGCCCAGGCAAAGCAAAAGAGCCTCCAGCTGGAATCGGCGAAACTCCGCGAACAGCAGGCCGACATCCAAATCAGGCAGGCCAAGTCCAGCCGCTACCCCAGCGTGAACGCGAGCATCCAGAACACGCTCTACGACCACCCGTTTATCGACACCGAGGACCACTACCGCCTAAACCTGGGGGTCTCGGGTTCGTACACCCTTTGGGACGGCGGCTCCACGAGCCTCTCGGTCGAGGCGAACCAGCTCTCCAAGCAGGCGGCGCAGCTCGAGACCAAGCAAACGGAGCGCTCCATCCAAGAGAGCGTGCTGAACGCCTACATGTCGCTTTTGGCCGCAGGCGAGAACCTGCGCACCGCAAACGCCTCGGTCGAACTCGCCCAGGCCGAGTTCGAGCACTACGGCAAGCTTTTTGAGGCGGGCTCCATCACCAAGAAGGACCTGACGCAAAGCCAGTCCAACGTGCTCCAAAAGCAGGTGGCGCAACTCACGGCGCAGCTGAACGTGAACACCTCCAAGACCACGCTCCGCCAGCTCCTGGAACTCCCCGAAACCGAGGACTTCGCCATCGAGGCGCCCGAGACAAACATCACGAGCCCCGACTCGCTGGAGTCCATCCCGGCGCTGGCCGAGCTCCAAAAGTCCGTGCGGGAAGCCCACCCCGGCCTCAAATCCGACAGTGTCTCGGTGCGAGCGGCCAAAAAGAGCACCGAGGTTGCCGGCGCGGGCAACTCCATCTCCGTGACCCTCGGCGCCAACAGCAGCACCGGGCTGCAGGCCTGGGAATCCAAGGCCTACAAGAACCAGCTCAAGTACGGCTGGCAAAACTCCGTGAGCCTAGCCATCAACATCCCCATCATTGACGGCGGCGCCACCGAGAACAAGGTGCTCCTCGCCCAGGTGAACGAGAGCGCGACGCAAGTGAGCATGCAGGAGACCGCCAAGAGCCTGGAGAACAGCATTGAAAAGCTATACCTCAACGCCGTTAGCGCCGACATGCAATGGAAGGCCGCCATCCTCCAGGTGGAAGCCGAACAGGAGGCGCTCCTGGTCGCCGAAGAGCAAAGGAACGCGGGCGCCCTCACCTACACCGACTACCTAGGCCAAAAAAACAACCTCGAGACGGCACAGGTGAACCTGGTGAACGCCAAGTACACGAGCCTCCTCGCCCGTAAGGTCCTGGACCTCTACCAGGGGAAACTGGACTAA
- a CDS encoding PTS sugar transporter subunit IIA, producing the protein MRLSERFVDNCILINSASETKEAILNELVDTLCSAYKLDHRDEIFEAVWNREQSRSTGIGCGLAVPHAKIDYVDRMCMVAATVEKGLDFQSFDGEPVYLLILIVSPGNTVGPHLKALSSVSRLLADGSVRKDLIAAKTPAEFLTILRAAEDKYL; encoded by the coding sequence ATGCGTCTTTCTGAACGATTTGTAGATAATTGCATCTTGATCAATTCTGCCAGCGAAACCAAAGAGGCCATCCTCAACGAGCTGGTAGACACGCTCTGCAGCGCCTACAAACTGGACCACAGGGACGAGATTTTCGAAGCCGTGTGGAACCGCGAACAGAGCCGCTCCACAGGCATCGGCTGCGGCCTCGCCGTGCCCCACGCCAAAATCGACTACGTGGACCGCATGTGCATGGTCGCCGCGACAGTCGAGAAGGGCCTGGACTTCCAGTCCTTTGACGGCGAGCCGGTGTACCTGCTCATCCTCATCGTGAGCCCGGGCAACACCGTGGGCCCGCACCTCAAGGCCCTCTCCTCGGTGAGCCGCCTTTTGGCCGATGGCTCCGTCCGCAAGGACCTGATTGCCGCCAAGACCCCGGCCGAGTTCCTGACCATCCTCCGCGCCGCCGAAGACAAGTACCTGTAA
- a CDS encoding type I 3-dehydroquinate dehydratase, with product MPKLSETFLAGLVSPAILKAIEQDSLSPVFLDLQACNALEIRYDFFEQAEWESLSARVRRVAPQAMQIGTIRLKRDGGKFPDAKAVARPELWEKILEADEAPEWLDLERDCLAQFADLKAMAKPRGTKILVSEHNFIRIPNDMVLKTLVDDLRRVKADGLKIAAMSNSEDDCDRLYKFTKKNNKYFDLFAAFAMGDTGRTSRLWSLKEGANLTYGAIEAAEAPGQIDVMTMKKALDNFENLFSKSDTLAFLDKFRQF from the coding sequence ATGCCAAAGTTAAGCGAAACATTTCTTGCGGGCCTTGTGAGCCCCGCCATTCTCAAGGCTATTGAGCAGGACTCCCTGAGCCCCGTGTTTTTGGACCTGCAAGCCTGCAACGCCCTCGAGATTCGCTACGATTTTTTTGAACAGGCAGAATGGGAATCGCTCTCGGCGCGAGTTCGCCGGGTCGCCCCACAAGCCATGCAGATTGGCACCATCCGCCTCAAGCGCGACGGCGGAAAATTCCCCGACGCCAAGGCCGTGGCACGCCCCGAACTCTGGGAAAAAATTTTGGAGGCGGACGAAGCACCCGAATGGCTGGACCTGGAACGCGACTGCCTCGCCCAGTTCGCAGACCTCAAGGCCATGGCCAAACCGAGGGGCACCAAGATCCTTGTTTCGGAGCACAACTTTATCCGTATTCCAAACGACATGGTCCTCAAAACGCTTGTGGACGACCTGCGCCGCGTCAAGGCCGACGGCTTAAAGATCGCTGCCATGAGCAACTCCGAGGACGACTGCGACCGCCTGTACAAGTTCACCAAAAAGAACAACAAGTACTTTGACCTGTTCGCCGCGTTCGCCATGGGCGACACCGGACGCACCAGCCGCCTGTGGAGTCTCAAGGAGGGGGCTAACCTCACCTACGGCGCCATCGAAGCCGCCGAGGCCCCCGGCCAAATTGACGTCATGACCATGAAAAAGGCCCTGGACAACTTCGAAAACCTGTTTTCGAAGAGCGACACTTTGGCGTTTTTGGACAAATTTAGGCAGTTTTGA
- a CDS encoding ATP-dependent Clp protease proteolytic subunit, whose translation MADCNEKKEAETPSMIKKAEEYLATKRRVFLWGQVDDESAERIVKQLLYLDSLNNDDIVFFINSPGGVISSGLAIYDCMNAIKSDVVTVCCGQAASMGAVLLTAGAKGKRAAWPNARIMIHQPLIHGEIVAPASDIQIQAEEMLRIRGITGKILAETSGHTMEEIDRDTERDNFMSAEEAKAYGLVDKVESLI comes from the coding sequence ATGGCAGATTGCAACGAAAAGAAAGAAGCCGAGACCCCGAGCATGATCAAGAAGGCCGAGGAGTACCTCGCCACCAAGCGTCGTGTGTTTTTGTGGGGCCAGGTCGATGACGAAAGCGCCGAACGCATTGTGAAACAGCTCCTGTACCTGGATTCCCTGAACAACGATGACATCGTGTTCTTTATCAACAGCCCGGGCGGAGTCATTAGCAGCGGCCTTGCCATTTACGATTGCATGAACGCTATCAAGAGCGATGTGGTCACAGTCTGCTGCGGTCAGGCAGCCTCGATGGGCGCCGTCTTGTTGACTGCCGGTGCCAAGGGCAAGCGCGCCGCATGGCCCAACGCCCGCATCATGATCCACCAGCCGCTCATCCATGGCGAAATCGTGGCGCCCGCGAGCGACATCCAGATCCAGGCCGAGGAAATGCTCCGCATCCGCGGCATTACGGGCAAGATTTTGGCCGAGACCAGTGGACATACCATGGAAGAGATTGACCGCGATACCGAACGCGACAACTTTATGAGCGCCGAAGAGGCCAAGGCCTACGGCCTGGTCGACAAGGTCGAGAGCCTGATCTAA